The proteins below come from a single Pirellulales bacterium genomic window:
- the msrB gene encoding peptide-methionine (R)-S-oxide reductase MsrB, with the protein MVRVRVFDSQGKLVGPVDSPRVELSDEQWQTRLSPEQYQIARDKGTERAFCGTLLDNKTEGVYSCICCGLPLFASNAKFNSGTGWPSFFQPIAKENVIEERDASYGMVRTEILCARCDCHLGHVFDDGPPPTRLRYCLNSASLRFTPTTDLASLADPTAVAP; encoded by the coding sequence ATGGTGCGGGTTCGCGTCTTCGATAGCCAAGGGAAGCTCGTGGGGCCTGTGGATTCGCCGCGCGTGGAGCTTTCGGACGAACAATGGCAAACGCGGCTTTCGCCCGAGCAGTACCAGATCGCCCGCGACAAGGGGACCGAGCGGGCCTTTTGCGGCACCTTGCTCGATAACAAGACGGAAGGAGTCTATAGCTGCATCTGCTGCGGCCTGCCGCTATTCGCTTCCAACGCGAAGTTCAACTCCGGCACCGGCTGGCCGAGCTTCTTTCAGCCGATCGCCAAGGAGAATGTCATTGAGGAGCGCGATGCGAGCTATGGAATGGTGCGCACGGAGATCCTCTGTGCGCGTTGCGACTGCCATCTAGGACACGTCTTCGACGATGGTCCGCCGCCTACGCGGCTGCGCTACTGCCTGAATTCGGCGTCGCTCAGATTTACGCCCACCACAGATCTGGCGTCGTTGGCCGACCCGACCGCGGTGGCTCCGTAG